A stretch of Malus sylvestris chromosome 11, drMalSylv7.2, whole genome shotgun sequence DNA encodes these proteins:
- the LOC126590370 gene encoding ubiquitin-conjugating enzyme E2 7-like: MAASQASLLLQKQLKDLCKNPVDGFSAGLVDENNIFEWSVTIIGPPDTLYEGGFFNAIMSFPNNYPNSPPTVKFTSEIWHPNVYTDGRVCISILHPPGEDPNGYELASERWTPVHTVESIVLSIISMLSSPNDESPANVEAAKEWRDRREDFKKKVSRCVRKSQEML, translated from the exons ATGGCGGCTTCCCAGGCGAGTCTTCTCCTCCAGAAACAACTCAAGG ATCTTTGCAAGAACCCGGTCGATGGATTCTCGGCCGGTCTGGTCGATGAAAACAATATCTTTGAGTGGAGCGTCACGATTATCGGACCGCCTGATACTCTCTA CGAGGGAGGATTTTTCAATGCCATCATGAGCTTTCCTAATAATTATCCAAACAGCCCTCCGACGGTTAAGTTTACTTCGGAGATATGGCATCCAAATG TTTATACTGATGGGCGTGTTTGCATATCTATCCTTCACCCGCCTGGTGAGGACCCAAATGGTTACGAGCTTGCAAGTGAACGCTGGACGCCTGTCCATACG GTTGAAAGTATAGTCTTGAGTATAATATCGATGCTATCCAGTCCAAATGACGAATCTCCTGCAAATGTTGAAGCTGCT AAGGAGTGGAGAGACCGGAGAGAGGATTTCAAGAAAAAGGTCAGCCGCTGCGTGAGGAAATCACAAGAGATGCTATGA
- the LOC126590930 gene encoding uncharacterized protein LOC126590930, translated as MAMASKTNTVFAYTVVYVKDVAKSTTFYSKAFGYDIRRLDDSNRWGELESGQTTIAFTPLHQHETDDLTGAVKTPSSGHERQPIEVCFAYGDVDAAYKKAVENGAVPVSEPEEKEWGQKVGYVRDLDGIVVRLGSYVNPPTKH; from the exons atggcgATGGCGTCGAAGACGAACACAGTGTTTGCCTATACAGTGGTTTACGTGAAGGATGTTGCGAAATCCACAACCTTCTATTCCAAAGCCTTCGGCTACGATATTCGTCGCTTGGACGACTCCAACAG GTGGGGGGAGTTGGAAAGTGGGCAAACGACAATAGCATTCACACCGCTACACCAGCACGAGACTGATGATCTAACAGGTGCCGTCAAGACCCCAAGCTCCGGCCACGAGAGGCAGCCGATTGAGGTTTGCTTTGCGTACGGTGACGTTGATGCTGCCTATAAG AAGGCGGTGGAGAACGGGGCGGTTCCGGTGAGCGAGCCGGAAGAGAAAGAGTGGGGACAGAAAGTGGGTTACGTAAGAGATCTTGATGGGATCGTGGTGAGGTTGGGAAGCTATGTCAATCCACCAACAAAGCACTGA
- the LOC126590858 gene encoding transcription factor MYC2-like: MEEIISSSSSPSFCQDHTLSTFQQRLQFIIQNRPECWVYSIFWQASKDSTTDQVALSWAGGHFSNPKDHAASDSRSNGPINSYQPKFGYNKKVVVNREVELGFFHDVEDMLVDNNHGYDVTDSDRFYFYSVSFTQSFSAGHASNNILGRAFCSGGFVWLAGDNELQFYQCERVKEARMHGIQTFVCIATSCGVIELASLDVITQDWDLVHLSKSLFGSDHNNNKLKLLVPDPLEKIGLISGGQKEFTRHDGSSSGSPYESFGNFTPATTENPRSKKRGRSSSSNHAATSRESQLLNHVEAEKQRRDKLNQRFCLLRSVVPNVSKMDRSSLLADAVAYINQLKGKVDELEAKIYAQPTQKTLLASSQSTSSITDQNHQCSTNNNNNNTLKNNNNDNVRGAGVLELDVKIVRSNQAMIRVQCPDQDYPYARLMNALKGLGLQVYHASISSVKECMIQDVVARLPYGFTSEEALRLGIIKRWYN; the protein is encoded by the exons ATGGAAGAGATTatatcctcttcttcttcacccAGTTTCTGTCAAGACCACACCCTCTCCACATTTCAACAACGTCTCCAATTCATAATTCAGAACAGGCCTGAATGCTGGGTCTATTCAATTTTCTGGCAAGCCTCCAAAGACAGCACTACCGACCAAGTTGCTTTATCGTGGGCTGGTGGCCATTTCTCAAACCCTAAGGATCACGCGGCATCCGACAGCAGAAGTAACGGACCGATCAATAGTTACCAGCCCAAATTTGGGTACAACAAGAAGGTGGTAGTTAACAGAGAGGTTGAGTTGGGGTTTTTTCATGATGTTGAAGACATGCTGGTGGATAATAATCATGGATATGATGTCACTGACTCTGATCGGTTTTACTTTTACAGTGTTTCTTTTACCCAATCATTTTCTGCAGGCCATGCGAGTAATAATATTCTGGGGCGTGCATTTTGTTCTGGTGGCTTTGTTTGGCTTGCAGGTGATAATGAGCTTCAGTTCTATCAGTGTGAGAGAGTGAAAGAAGCAAGAATGCATGGGATTCAAACTTTTGTTTGTATTGCTACTTCATGTGGGGTAATTGAACTGGCTTCTCTGGATGTGATCACGCAAGATTGGGATCTTGTGCACCTATCAAAATCACTCTTTGGATCcgaccacaacaacaacaaattgAAATTGCTTGTTCCTGATCCCCTAGAAAAGATTGGATTGATTTCAGGAGGTCAAAAAGAATTCACCAGACACG ACGGGTCATCATCAGGCTCACCTTATGAATCTTTTGGCAATTTCACCCCTGCGACTACAGAGAACCCTCGATCAAAAAAGAGAGGacgatcatcatcatcaaaccaTGCAGCTACAAGTAGAGAATCACAACTGCTGAACCATGTTGAGGCAGAGAAACAAAGGAGGGATAAGCTCAACCAGCGATTCTGTCTCCTCCGTTCGGTTGTTCCCAATGTGTCAAAAATGGACAGATCCTCTTTGCTCGCTGATGCCGTGGCATACATCAACCAGCTCAAAGGTAAGGTTGACGAATTGGAGGCCAAAATCTATGCACAaccaacccaaaaaaccctactGGCTAGCAGCCAAAGCACCAGCTCCATAACCGATCAAAATCATCAATGTtcaactaataataataataataatactttgaagaataataataatgataatgTTAGAGGAGCTGGTGTTTTGGAACTGGATGTGAAGATTGTGAGATCAAATCAAGCCATGATTCGAGTTCAGTGTCCGGATCAAGACTACCCTTATGCTAGATTGATGAATGCACTCAAGGGACTTGGGTTACAAGTTTACCATGCAAGCATATCAAGTGTCAAAGAGTGTATGATTCAAGATGTTGTGGCAAGACTGCCTTATGGCTTCACTAGTGAGGAGGCCTTAAGACTTGGTATTATAAAAAGATGGTACAACTAG